TTTTTGCGGTGATTTTCTTTCGGCTCTCTCAAGTTTGCCTTCACCAATTAGAGTTCTTATGGACAGCCTTACCTTCCGTACAACCTTTTCACTCTGCAAGAGCTACAAGATTGGAATACTACTGTCAAATTGTGTGAGAAAAATGCGGATGGGAAGAGATTTTCCCAAAAAAGGATGTGTTACAGTTTTAAAAAAGGCAGATTTATTCTTTATAACCCTTTCTTCTTGTAACAATTATGCGGTTTTTTTGCTAGTATATAGCGCGTGTTTATAACTTCACAAACGAGATGTTTATGTTTATATAACTATATTACCCATAAAACGGTAAAATACTCAAGGATTGTAACTGTATAGTAATCATTACGTAATACTATTGTAACATTCTTATTTGCACCGAAAAATTATGTTGTATTAAATATTTTGAATATAACTAGAAACCTACTAATTATATGGAATGAAAAACGCTTTCCTCTAATTCTAGCTATATTACAAATTGTTAACGACTTATTACGAATGGTTTGTAATTGTGTGTTTTCCCAAAATCCGAAAAAATCTGTTGCTATAATGAGGACACGAAAACAAACGCAATGGAGGCTATCATGAAAAAATTAATTGGAATAGCAACAGCAGCAGTTTTTGGTCTTGGGATTTTCACCGCATCTGCTAACGCAGAAACTGTTGTAAAAACAGACGTACTAAATGTACGAGAAAACCCTACTACTGAATCAAAAGTTGTCGGTAAATTACAGAATGGTCATAAATTAGATGTTCTAAATACAGAAAACGGATGGTCACAAATCAAATTAGATGGTAAAGACGCATTCGTAAGTACAGAGTTTACAAAGAACTCTTACTATGTAACAGCTAACGTATTAAATGTACGTGCTGAAGCGAACACAAACTCAGAAATTCTTGGAACGCTTAAGAAAGACGATATGATCGAAACAACGAACCAAGTACAAAATGAGTGGTTACAATTTGAATATAACGGGAAAACGGCTTATGTTCATGTTCCTTTCTTAACAGGTACAGCACCTGTTATTGAGAAACAAGAAACGCCTGCTCCTGCTAAAGCTGCAGCACCAGCTAAGGCTCAAGCACCTGCACCAGTAAAAACAGCTGCTAAGCCTGCTGTGAAAGCTGCTGAAACTAGCGAACCTTCTAATGGTCGTGAGTTAACTGTTGTAGCTACAGCATATACAGCTCATCCGAGCGAAAACGGTGGCACATACGGCGGCCGTGTATTAACTGCAATGGGTCATGACCTAACAGCGAACCCAAACATGAAAATGATCGCTGTTGACCCGAAAGTAATCCCGTTAGGATCTAAAGTATGGGTAGAAGGTTATGGAGAAGCAATCGCTGGTGATACTGGCGGTGCAATTAAAGGTAACCGTATCGACATTCTACTTGGATCAGATAGCGCTGCTAACAAATGGGGACGCAAAACTGTTAAAGTGAAAATTTTAAAATAACCAATGACTGCTAAATTACAGCCGGTTCTCTTTATTGAGAGCTGGCTTTTATTTTTTTATAATAGCTATAAGGAGGTTATGTCCATGAATGTACAAGCAAAAGTAGACTGGGTCGGTACACCAAAACCGTACATATATAAAGATGATGTAACATATGATGCAATCGCAATTGACTTCTCACTAACAAACGATGACAATCGCTATAAATTAATTGTGCTCAAGTCTGAAGAACATACACATTACAAACTCGTACAATACGGAATAAAACCAGGCTCTCAAAAGCCATTCCCTATTGATATTCCATTCGAGCAAGAAATGCTACCGCTCATAGAACAAATATTAAATGATCCATATGTACAAGCGATATTAAAGGAAGCGCGCTTCTAATTACAAAAAAAGAGGCTGTTCAAAGTTGAACAGCCTCTTTCTTATATCAACGAGTCGGACCAGATATTTCCTCTGATTTCAGCGTATTATTGGCTCCAAGAGAATAGTACAATATCTTGCCATTCCCATTAACCGTAACGATATGTTCATTATTAAAACTTTTGAACTTAACAGATCCATCACCGTAACGAATATGATACTCTTCATATGTCGTTACTTTATATTTCGTTTCACTTTGACGTTCTACATTACGAATATCCATCGTTAATAGATCTTCTGTAATTCCTTTTTTGTGTAGATATTGTAAGTATTCACGGTCTTCCTTATACGATGGCCCGCTTTTATCATAATTACTTTCAATTATGCTAAAATCATTTAATGAAATCGCGCGCACATTATCATAAATATGTGTTCGCACAAATTCACCAGCTGCTGAGCTTGACGTTTCTTTCGGGAACTTTAAATAATATGTGCTTTGTTCCCCAATTTTGATGCTTTCAGATTTAATGACACCAAGGTCGCTGTTTTTCTCTAAATGTACTTCAATCGTTTCATCTGTCGCTACAGGACCAAGTTTATAGCTTCCGTTACTTAATTTCCCACGCTTTTGACCGTTCACAAAAACAGCCGCTTCTTTTTCATCAGAAGAAATGGTTACATAATTTCCTTCAAGTGATAAATTCACTTCTACTGTCCCATTCTTTTCGTTTGCTAAATCCACTTCTTTTTCTGTCTCTAATTCAGTAAGCTCTGACTTCGCCTTTGCCTTTACAACATAAGCACCTGGGAAGTATGGTCCTAATTCTTTCGAAGTTTTACCACTAGAAAGCTCTGTTTCTTTTTTATCATTTACATATATTTCAGCATTCTTTGCAGTTGTGCTAACATTCATGTAATAAGATTTCATACTGAACTTATACTTTGGATATAAGAACCACTCTTTCCCGTCTTCTATAATTGTCCCATCTTGAAAAGATGCTGTATCACTTGCTGAATTTTCATCTACTGCCTCTTTTTGTAAATAGGACAATAATGTCTTATTGTACGAAGGATTATCTTTTAAATAACGTATGTATGCTTTAATATCTTCTGGCTTAACCTTTAGGCCTGGATCATCTACTTTCACAAACTCATCGATTGCACTAACATCTTTATTTTGGAATGCCTCGATCATTACATTTACTTGCTTTTCTTTTGAAAACTTATTTGCCCCAAATTGATATGCCCCAAATAATAAAGCAACAATTACGATGAAACCAATGATCAAAAATACATTTTTATTAATTTGCACTGGTCTTGTCTCTAATTGTATCTCCTCACTAGAAGCAGCCGTATCGCCCGATATTTCTTCTAATTTACTGCGGCACTTAGGACAAAAGTTCAAATGGCCTGCAACCTGCTTCTTACAAGTTCCACAAAACTTCAATATGCTCTCCCCCAATTTCCCACTAATTTCATTCCGGCATACGCTACAATAAAACCTATGCTTTTTCTACATTACACTTGCAGTCCTTTTTGCAACTGCGCAATATGTAACTTCAGCTTTCCTTATTCATTTCACTACCTAATTCCGACTATTTCTCTCCCTATAAACATTTTATATATTACCATGATTTCCGATTATTGTAATCCAAATTTCATTTTTTCTGTTTTGAGCATTTTTTGTTTATAATGGTAAAGGAAAGAAATCTGTGTACGGAGGAATATTATGCTGCAAGACTCAATTACGAAAGATGAAATTATGATGATTGCGAATGAGTTCGTTCAAGGGCTTGATCCACAGCAAGTTGCTGATCAGGAGCATGTCGCTACAGCTCGGCACCTATATCGTAGTGGTGTTGTCTATAACGTTGACTTTGATGGCTATACGCTATCCGGAACTGTAAATGCTGAAGGCAGTGTATATAGCGTTCACATCCCGATTCGTAATGTCACTGAAAGCTATTGCGATTGCTTCGCGCCAACGCAATGTCAGCATATGCTTGCTGTGTTACTATCTGCAGCTTCTAGTTTTGGGCAGGTAGGAGATGTATTAACTTTATTCAAAAATAATACAAAACCTTCTCTTCCTCCTATTCGAACTGCACGACAAGTATTGCAATCATCAGCTTTTGAAGAACTGGATTATAAAAGTTGGCAAACATACTTTGAAAATGAATATGAATCATTTAAAAAAGAACAAGCGCGGCTCACTTATAAACAAATGTATTTTCTTATGAGTCTTTTTACAGACTTCTATACAAAATTAGAACGGAAAGCTCCGCGCATCGTTGCTATTCATGAATTATTTAAGTTGCACGCGGCACTTTATTGCTTTCAAAAATTATTAGAAGAAATTCAGGAATTTGAAGCAAACAAACTATATTCTTATCACCAACCAGTTAACGTCGTTCGCCTATTCGTTGATAAAGTTGAATCTACCGTTAGGGACCTAAAAACAGAGGAGATTCCAGAAGAATCCAAACCGATTTTACAAGAAACAGCGCGGCTCATACATGAAGCATTCTTCTCTACCGATGCCTATACACAAGAGCGATTCTTCATTTATCGTCACGTATGGGGTGAACTGTTAAGAACAGAAGAGCAGCTACAAGAAGAAGAAAAACGAATCGATACTAAAATCAATCCACTTTCCAAAGCATTAGCATCTTCTCATCTGCTCTTTTTAAATAATGAAGACTTATCGGCAATGGAATTACTCAAAAAACAGCCTGCTTCTGTTGTGAGCCTTTACTTCTATTGGTTAGAAGAGTTATTAAGTGCGATGCAGTGGGACCGTGCTAAAAGCTGGCTTTCCTTTACTTATAAACAAGTAAAAGAAACGATAACGGAACAAGAGAATACCGTCTTCATACAAGATATCGTTCGATTATTTGTGATGATGTATGAGACATATGCAACGCATACGAATGAACAAGCGGGATTAGAAATGATTTTACAAGAACTATTACCGTATAGTTTCACAAATTATGAACAATATGTACTTGCGAAGAAACAATACCATGCATGGACGGAACTTCAGCTCTTATATGGATTCGAAGTAATCGAACTTTTGAAAGAACCATTGAAAGATATTGAAAAAGAAGCGCCCGAAGCAGCACTTCCTCTTTATCACCATGCCGCAATGGAAGCAATTGAAGAGCGAAATCGCAAATCATATAAACGTGCCGTTCGTTACTTAAAGAAATTACGTATGCTTTATAAACGACTGAAGCGAACTGATGAATGGGATGCTTTCATTATTCATATCGCTAACTTACATTCACGTCTGCGTGCACTACAAGAGGAATTACGGAGAGGAAAATTAATCGATGATCATACAAACTGAAGTAACAATTAGGCTCCAGCACGTTAGTCAAGGTTGGTTCCTTTGGGGAGAAGATGATAGCGGTACGCTCTTATCCGTAGCAACTTGGAAAAAAAATGCATTCGCATGGCACTCTACTTCCTTCT
This Bacillus mycoides DNA region includes the following protein-coding sequences:
- a CDS encoding SWIM zinc finger family protein, which codes for MLQDSITKDEIMMIANEFVQGLDPQQVADQEHVATARHLYRSGVVYNVDFDGYTLSGTVNAEGSVYSVHIPIRNVTESYCDCFAPTQCQHMLAVLLSAASSFGQVGDVLTLFKNNTKPSLPPIRTARQVLQSSAFEELDYKSWQTYFENEYESFKKEQARLTYKQMYFLMSLFTDFYTKLERKAPRIVAIHELFKLHAALYCFQKLLEEIQEFEANKLYSYHQPVNVVRLFVDKVESTVRDLKTEEIPEESKPILQETARLIHEAFFSTDAYTQERFFIYRHVWGELLRTEEQLQEEEKRIDTKINPLSKALASSHLLFLNNEDLSAMELLKKQPASVVSLYFYWLEELLSAMQWDRAKSWLSFTYKQVKETITEQENTVFIQDIVRLFVMMYETYATHTNEQAGLEMILQELLPYSFTNYEQYVLAKKQYHAWTELQLLYGFEVIELLKEPLKDIEKEAPEAALPLYHHAAMEAIEERNRKSYKRAVRYLKKLRMLYKRLKRTDEWDAFIIHIANLHSRLRALQEELRRGKLIDDHTN
- a CDS encoding DUF3910 family protein — its product is MNVQAKVDWVGTPKPYIYKDDVTYDAIAIDFSLTNDDNRYKLIVLKSEEHTHYKLVQYGIKPGSQKPFPIDIPFEQEMLPLIEQILNDPYVQAILKEARF
- a CDS encoding zinc ribbon domain-containing protein codes for the protein MKFCGTCKKQVAGHLNFCPKCRSKLEEISGDTAASSEEIQLETRPVQINKNVFLIIGFIVIVALLFGAYQFGANKFSKEKQVNVMIEAFQNKDVSAIDEFVKVDDPGLKVKPEDIKAYIRYLKDNPSYNKTLLSYLQKEAVDENSASDTASFQDGTIIEDGKEWFLYPKYKFSMKSYYMNVSTTAKNAEIYVNDKKETELSSGKTSKELGPYFPGAYVVKAKAKSELTELETEKEVDLANEKNGTVEVNLSLEGNYVTISSDEKEAAVFVNGQKRGKLSNGSYKLGPVATDETIEVHLEKNSDLGVIKSESIKIGEQSTYYLKFPKETSSSAAGEFVRTHIYDNVRAISLNDFSIIESNYDKSGPSYKEDREYLQYLHKKGITEDLLTMDIRNVERQSETKYKVTTYEEYHIRYGDGSVKFKSFNNEHIVTVNGNGKILYYSLGANNTLKSEEISGPTR
- a CDS encoding cell wall-binding protein EntA; this encodes MKKLIGIATAAVFGLGIFTASANAETVVKTDVLNVRENPTTESKVVGKLQNGHKLDVLNTENGWSQIKLDGKDAFVSTEFTKNSYYVTANVLNVRAEANTNSEILGTLKKDDMIETTNQVQNEWLQFEYNGKTAYVHVPFLTGTAPVIEKQETPAPAKAAAPAKAQAPAPVKTAAKPAVKAAETSEPSNGRELTVVATAYTAHPSENGGTYGGRVLTAMGHDLTANPNMKMIAVDPKVIPLGSKVWVEGYGEAIAGDTGGAIKGNRIDILLGSDSAANKWGRKTVKVKILK